A single region of the Pseudomonas granadensis genome encodes:
- a CDS encoding methyl-accepting chemotaxis protein, translating to MTTAKTGKSAEASRSRAQIIVLFIALIVFIMLLFANFAYLNTQANYDKQYIGHAGELRVLSQRIAKNATEAAAGKAAAFKLLSDARNDFAQRWGYLKKGDPNTGLPPAPATVRPEMRAVQLDWERLLKNTDAILSSEQTVLSLHQVAATLAETVPQLQIEYEKVVEILLQRGAPAAQVAMAQRQSLLAERILGAVNTVLAGDENSQQAADAFGRDATRFGQVLNGMLQGNPALKITQVEDRDARARLSEISELFQFVSGSVDEILETSPELFKVRESATNIFSLSQTLLDEASHLATRFENLAGGRNTDTIGGYVLGLLALASIILIGLVMVRETNRQLRETAEKNERNQNAIMRLLDEIEDLADGDLTVTASVTEDFTGTIADSINYSVDQLRDLVATINLTAGQVAAAVQETQATAMHLAQASEHQAQQISEASTAINDMAQSIDQVSANAAESSAVAERSVEIANKGNEVVHNTIHGMDNIREQIQDTAKRIKRLGESSQEIGDIVSLIDDIADQTNILALNAAIQASMAGDAGRGFAVVADEVQRLAERSSAATRQIETLVRAIQTDTNEAVISMEQTTTEVVRGARLAQDAGVALEEIEGVSKTLAALIQSISNAAQQQTSSAGQISLTMNVIQQITSQTSSGSTATAESIGNLTKMASQLRRSVSGFTLPAATDKA from the coding sequence ATGACAACAGCAAAAACAGGCAAGTCGGCAGAAGCGTCGCGCAGCCGCGCGCAGATCATCGTGCTGTTCATCGCGCTGATCGTGTTCATCATGCTGCTGTTCGCCAACTTCGCCTACCTCAACACCCAGGCGAACTACGACAAACAGTACATCGGTCATGCCGGTGAGCTGCGCGTGCTGTCGCAACGCATCGCCAAGAACGCCACCGAAGCCGCCGCCGGTAAAGCCGCGGCATTCAAGCTGCTCAGTGACGCACGCAACGATTTCGCCCAGCGCTGGGGTTATCTGAAAAAAGGCGATCCGAATACCGGCCTGCCACCGGCACCGGCCACCGTGCGCCCGGAAATGCGCGCGGTGCAGCTGGACTGGGAACGTCTGCTGAAAAATACCGACGCGATTCTTTCCAGCGAACAAACCGTGCTGTCACTGCATCAGGTCGCCGCGACCCTGGCGGAAACCGTGCCGCAATTGCAGATCGAATACGAAAAGGTCGTTGAAATTCTCCTGCAACGCGGTGCGCCGGCAGCGCAAGTGGCGATGGCCCAGCGTCAGTCGCTGTTGGCCGAACGCATCCTCGGCGCGGTCAACACGGTGCTGGCCGGTGACGAAAATTCGCAGCAGGCCGCCGATGCTTTTGGCCGTGATGCAACCCGGTTCGGCCAGGTGCTCAATGGCATGCTGCAGGGCAATCCGGCGCTGAAGATCACTCAGGTCGAAGACCGCGATGCGCGCGCGCGGCTGAGTGAAATCTCCGAGCTGTTCCAGTTCGTCTCAGGTTCGGTGGATGAAATCCTCGAAACCTCACCCGAGCTGTTCAAGGTGCGCGAGTCGGCGACCAATATCTTCTCGCTGTCGCAAACCCTGCTCGACGAAGCCTCGCACCTGGCCACCCGTTTCGAAAACCTCGCTGGCGGGCGCAACACCGACACCATCGGCGGTTACGTGCTCGGCTTGCTGGCGTTGGCCTCGATCATCCTCATCGGCCTGGTGATGGTGCGCGAAACCAACCGGCAGTTGCGCGAGACCGCCGAAAAGAACGAGCGTAATCAGAACGCGATCATGCGCCTGCTCGATGAAATCGAAGACCTCGCTGATGGCGACCTCACCGTCACTGCTTCGGTGACTGAAGATTTCACCGGGACCATTGCCGATTCGATCAACTATTCCGTCGACCAGTTGCGCGATCTGGTCGCGACCATCAACCTCACCGCCGGCCAGGTCGCCGCCGCCGTGCAGGAAACCCAGGCCACTGCCATGCACCTGGCGCAAGCCTCGGAGCATCAGGCCCAACAGATTTCCGAAGCCTCGACGGCGATCAACGACATGGCGCAATCGATCGATCAGGTCTCGGCCAACGCCGCGGAGTCGTCGGCGGTTGCCGAGCGCTCGGTGGAAATCGCCAACAAGGGCAACGAGGTGGTGCACAACACCATCCACGGCATGGACAACATTCGCGAACAGATTCAAGACACCGCCAAACGCATCAAACGGCTGGGCGAGTCGTCCCAGGAAATTGGCGACATCGTCAGCCTGATCGACGACATCGCCGACCAGACCAACATTCTTGCGCTCAACGCGGCGATTCAGGCGTCGATGGCCGGTGATGCCGGGCGCGGTTTTGCTGTGGTGGCCGATGAAGTGCAGCGCCTGGCCGAACGCTCGTCCGCCGCAACCCGGCAGATCGAAACCCTGGTGCGGGCGATCCAGACCGACACCAACGAAGCCGTGATCTCGATGGAGCAGACCACCACCGAAGTGGTGCGCGGCGCGCGACTGGCGCAGGATGCCGGTGTGGCCCTGGAAGAAATCGAAGGCGTGTCGAAAACCCTCGCGGCGCTGATCCAGAGCATTTCCAACGCGGCGCAGCAGCAGACGTCTTCGGCCGGGCAGATCTCGCTGACGATGAACGTGATCCAGCAGATCACCTCGCAGACCTCGTCTGGCTCCACCGCCACCGCCGAGAGCATCGGCAACCTGACGAAAATGGCCAGCCAGCTGCGGCGTTCGGTGTCCGGATTTACCTTGCCGGCGGCGACAGACAAAGCGTGA
- a CDS encoding chemotaxis protein CheW, giving the protein MSESLTAFELLWQIDQRCRLLAADLPSQAAREERWSGIGFRLGEHWYVAPMGEVSEVLHEPRFTQLPGVKPWVKGVANLRGRLLPIMDLCGFFGHELSPLRKQRRVLVVEHEDVFAGVMVDEVIGLQHFDQHSFEPLSISKRQGSKAEFVKGYFRREQNWRVFSLFALAKSPVFMSVAI; this is encoded by the coding sequence ATGAGCGAATCGCTGACCGCGTTCGAATTGCTCTGGCAGATCGACCAGCGCTGCCGTTTGCTGGCGGCCGACCTGCCGTCGCAAGCGGCACGCGAAGAGCGCTGGAGCGGCATCGGTTTCCGTCTCGGCGAGCATTGGTATGTGGCGCCGATGGGCGAAGTCAGCGAAGTGCTGCACGAGCCGCGCTTCACCCAATTGCCCGGGGTCAAACCGTGGGTGAAGGGCGTGGCCAATCTACGCGGGCGGCTGCTGCCGATCATGGACCTGTGCGGCTTCTTCGGCCATGAGCTGTCGCCGCTGCGCAAACAGCGGCGGGTGCTGGTGGTGGAACATGAAGACGTGTTTGCCGGGGTGATGGTCGACGAGGTCATCGGTCTGCAGCATTTTGATCAGCACAGCTTCGAACCGCTGTCGATCAGCAAGCGCCAGGGCTCGAAGGCCGAATTCGTCAAAGGCTATTTCCGCCGCGAGCAGAACTGGCGGGTGTTCAGCCTGTTTGCCCTGGCGAAATCGCCGGTGTTCATGAGCGTCGCAATATAG
- the pilH gene encoding twitching motility response regulator PilH codes for MARILIVDDSPTEMYKLTGMLEKHGHEVLKAENGADGVALARQEKPDAVLMDIVMPGLNGFQATRQLTKDADTAHIPVIIITTKDQETDKVWGTRQGAKDYLTKPVDEDTLIKTLNNVLKG; via the coding sequence ATGGCACGTATCCTGATCGTCGATGATTCGCCGACCGAAATGTACAAACTGACCGGCATGCTCGAAAAGCACGGCCACGAAGTGTTGAAGGCCGAGAACGGCGCCGATGGCGTGGCCCTGGCCCGCCAGGAAAAACCCGACGCGGTGCTGATGGACATCGTCATGCCCGGCCTCAACGGTTTTCAGGCGACCCGCCAATTGACCAAGGACGCTGACACGGCGCACATCCCGGTGATCATCATCACCACCAAGGATCAGGAAACCGACAAGGTATGGGGCACACGCCAGGGCGCCAAGGACTACCTGACCAAACCGGTCGACGAAGACACCCTGATCAAGACCCTGAACAACGTACTCAAAGGCTGA
- the pilG gene encoding twitching motility response regulator PilG: MEQQSSALKVMVIDDSKTIRRTAETLLKNVGCEVITAIDGFDALAKIADHHPGIIFVDIMMPRLDGYQTCALIKNNSAFKATPVIMLSSRDGLFDKAKGRIVGSDQFLTKPFSKEELLSAIQAHVPGFAAVVSQ, translated from the coding sequence ATGGAACAGCAGTCCAGCGCCTTGAAGGTCATGGTGATCGACGACTCGAAAACGATTCGCCGCACCGCCGAAACATTGCTGAAGAATGTCGGTTGCGAAGTGATTACCGCCATCGATGGTTTCGACGCCCTGGCGAAGATCGCCGACCACCATCCCGGAATCATTTTCGTCGACATCATGATGCCGCGTCTGGATGGCTATCAGACCTGCGCCTTGATCAAGAACAACAGCGCCTTCAAGGCCACGCCGGTGATCATGCTGTCTTCCAGGGACGGGCTGTTCGACAAGGCCAAGGGGCGGATCGTCGGCTCCGATCAGTTTTTGACCAAACCGTTCAGCAAGGAAGAACTGCTCAGCGCGATCCAGGCCCATGTTCCGGGCTTCGCCGCCGTTGTGTCGCAGTAA
- the gshB gene encoding glutathione synthase has protein sequence MSVRVGIVMDPIASISYKKDSSLAMLLAAQKRGWELFYMEQKDLYQAEGQARARMAPLKVFANPEKWFELDAEQDKLLSDLDVILMRKDPPFDMEFVYSTYLLEQAEAAGVLVVNKPQSLRDCNEKLFATLFPQCTPPTIVSRRPDVLRQFADHHGDVILKPLDGMGGSSIFRHTAGHPNLSVILETLTLHGKQQIMIQGYLPAIVDGDKRILMIDGEPVDYCLARIPALGETRGNLAAGGRGEARPLTDKDRWIAAQVGPTLREKGLLFVGLDVIGEHLTEINVTSPTCIREIDNAFGTDIGGMLMNAIESKLQASSRKPQA, from the coding sequence ATGAGCGTTCGCGTCGGGATTGTCATGGACCCTATCGCCAGCATCTCCTATAAAAAGGATAGCTCGCTGGCCATGCTGCTGGCGGCGCAGAAGCGCGGCTGGGAACTGTTCTACATGGAACAGAAGGATTTGTATCAGGCCGAAGGTCAGGCGCGCGCGCGCATGGCGCCGCTGAAAGTCTTCGCCAACCCGGAAAAATGGTTCGAACTGGACGCCGAGCAGGACAAGCTGCTGAGCGACCTGGACGTGATTCTGATGCGCAAGGATCCGCCGTTTGACATGGAATTCGTCTATTCCACCTACCTGCTGGAACAGGCCGAAGCCGCCGGCGTGCTGGTGGTGAACAAGCCGCAGAGCCTGCGCGACTGCAATGAAAAGCTGTTCGCCACGCTGTTCCCGCAGTGCACGCCGCCGACCATCGTCAGCCGTCGCCCGGACGTATTGCGCCAGTTCGCCGATCATCACGGCGACGTGATCCTCAAGCCGCTGGACGGCATGGGCGGTTCGTCGATATTCCGTCACACCGCTGGCCACCCGAACCTCTCGGTGATCCTCGAAACCCTGACCCTGCATGGCAAGCAGCAGATCATGATCCAGGGCTACCTGCCGGCCATCGTCGATGGCGACAAGCGCATCCTGATGATCGACGGCGAGCCGGTGGATTATTGCCTGGCGCGGATTCCGGCCCTCGGCGAAACCCGTGGCAACCTCGCCGCTGGTGGCCGTGGCGAAGCCCGTCCGCTGACCGACAAGGACCGCTGGATCGCCGCTCAGGTCGGCCCGACCCTGCGCGAGAAAGGCCTGCTGTTCGTCGGTCTGGACGTGATCGGCGAGCACCTGACCGAAATCAACGTCACCAGCCCGACCTGCATCCGCGAAATCGACAATGCCTTTGGCACCGATATTGGCGGCATGCTCATGAATGCTATCGAAAGCAAGCTGCAAGCTTCGAGCCGCAAGCCTCAAGCTTAA
- a CDS encoding energy transducer TonB, whose translation MTLPSDLPAELAHRGVRPADRLGFTLFLAALIHLALLLGVGFSMVEPKQISKTLEITLATFKSEKKPEKADFLAQENQEGSGTLDKKALPKTTEVAPFQDNQVKKVTPPPAAKPAVPEAAPKAAVTTVAPQPKKAPTKKEERKTEVKPTVDAPEFDSSQLSSDIASLEAELAREQQLYAKRPRIHRLSAASTMRDKGAWYKDDWRKKVERIGNLNYPEEARRKQIYGNLRLMVSINRDGSLYEVLVLESSGQPLLDQAAQRIVRLAAPFAPFTGDLSDVDRLEIIRTWKFARGDKLSSN comes from the coding sequence ATGACCCTGCCGTCCGATCTGCCCGCTGAACTCGCCCATCGTGGCGTGCGCCCGGCCGATCGCCTCGGCTTTACCCTGTTTCTGGCGGCGCTGATTCATTTGGCGCTGCTGCTCGGTGTCGGCTTCAGCATGGTCGAGCCGAAACAGATCAGCAAAACCCTGGAAATCACCCTCGCCACGTTCAAGAGCGAAAAGAAGCCGGAGAAGGCTGATTTTCTCGCTCAGGAAAACCAGGAGGGCAGCGGCACGCTGGACAAGAAGGCGTTGCCCAAGACCACCGAAGTGGCGCCATTCCAGGACAATCAGGTCAAGAAGGTCACCCCGCCGCCGGCCGCCAAGCCCGCAGTGCCCGAGGCCGCGCCCAAGGCCGCGGTGACCACCGTCGCGCCGCAGCCGAAAAAGGCCCCGACCAAGAAGGAAGAGCGCAAGACGGAGGTCAAACCGACCGTCGATGCGCCAGAGTTCGACAGTTCGCAGCTGTCCAGCGACATTGCCAGCCTCGAAGCCGAACTGGCCAGGGAACAACAGCTGTACGCCAAACGCCCGCGCATCCACCGCTTGAGCGCCGCCTCGACCATGCGCGACAAGGGCGCCTGGTACAAGGACGACTGGCGCAAGAAGGTCGAGCGCATCGGCAACCTCAACTACCCCGAGGAAGCCCGGCGCAAGCAGATCTACGGCAATCTGCGCCTGATGGTCTCGATCAACCGCGACGGCTCGCTGTATGAAGTGCTGGTACTGGAATCCTCCGGCCAGCCGCTGCTGGATCAGGCCGCGCAGCGAATCGTCAGGCTGGCGGCACCGTTTGCGCCGTTTACCGGCGATCTGTCGGATGTCGATCGTCTGGAAATCATCCGCACCTGGAAATTTGCTCGGGGCGACAAACTCTCAAGCAACTGA
- a CDS encoding YqgE/AlgH family protein: MKNVSPSYLKHHFLIAMPHMADPNFAHTLTYIVEHTANGAMGLVVNRPQELSLADILEQLRPDIEPPALCQHVPIFIGGPVQTDRGFVLHPAGQTFQATAQLDGDLALSTSQDVLFAIADGVGPAKSLITLGYAGWEAGQLEAELADNAWLTCPFNADILFNTSSELRLEAAARHLGIDLNLLTSQAGHA, from the coding sequence ATGAAAAACGTCAGCCCCAGCTACCTCAAGCATCACTTCCTGATCGCCATGCCGCACATGGCCGACCCGAACTTTGCCCACACCTTGACCTACATCGTCGAGCACACGGCCAATGGCGCGATGGGGCTGGTGGTCAACCGACCGCAAGAGTTGAGTCTGGCCGACATCCTCGAGCAATTGCGCCCGGACATCGAGCCGCCAGCACTGTGCCAGCACGTACCGATCTTCATCGGCGGCCCGGTGCAGACCGATCGCGGTTTTGTCCTGCATCCCGCCGGCCAGACCTTCCAGGCCACCGCGCAACTGGACGGCGATCTGGCCCTGTCGACCTCGCAGGATGTGCTCTTCGCCATCGCCGACGGCGTCGGTCCGGCGAAAAGCCTGATCACCCTCGGTTACGCCGGTTGGGAAGCCGGGCAACTGGAAGCCGAACTGGCTGACAACGCCTGGCTGACCTGCCCGTTCAACGCCGACATTCTGTTCAACACCAGCAGCGAATTGCGCCTTGAAGCAGCGGCGCGGCATCTGGGCATCGATCTGAACCTGCTCACCAGCCAGGCGGGTCACGCCTGA
- the ruvX gene encoding Holliday junction resolvase RuvX, producing the protein MALRLILGFDYGTKQIGVAVGQVITGQARELCTLKAQNGVPNWDQVEALIKEWKPDAVVVGLPLNMDGTPSDMCVRAEKFARRLNGRYNLPFYTHDERLTTFEAKGERLVRGGQKGSYRDNPVDAIAAALLLQGWLDENTALFES; encoded by the coding sequence ATGGCCCTGCGCCTGATTCTCGGCTTCGACTACGGCACCAAACAGATCGGCGTCGCGGTCGGCCAGGTGATTACCGGCCAGGCCCGCGAGCTGTGCACGTTGAAAGCGCAAAATGGCGTGCCGAACTGGGATCAGGTCGAAGCACTAATCAAGGAATGGAAACCCGACGCCGTAGTGGTCGGCCTGCCACTGAACATGGACGGCACGCCCAGCGACATGTGCGTACGCGCAGAGAAGTTCGCCCGGCGCCTGAATGGCCGCTACAACCTGCCCTTCTATACCCACGACGAGCGCCTGACCACGTTCGAAGCCAAAGGCGAGCGCCTGGTGCGTGGCGGCCAGAAGGGCAGTTACCGCGACAACCCGGTGGACGCCATCGCCGCCGCCCTGCTGCTGCAGGGCTGGCTCGATGAAAACACTGCATTGTTTGAATCCTGA
- the pyrR gene encoding bifunctional pyr operon transcriptional regulator/uracil phosphoribosyltransferase PyrR gives MSLPNPADLISQMATRLKAHLAQRDISEPRYIGIRTGGIWVAQALLKELRSDAPLGTLDVSFYRDDFSQNGLHPQVRPSALPFEIEGQHLVLIDDVLMSGRTIRAAMNELFDYGRPASVTLVCLLDLDAGELPIRPNVVGATLTLAAHQRVKLSGPEPLALELQDLTL, from the coding sequence ATGAGCCTGCCCAATCCCGCCGATCTGATCAGCCAGATGGCGACCCGCCTCAAGGCGCACCTTGCCCAGCGTGACATCAGCGAACCGCGTTACATCGGCATCCGCACCGGCGGCATCTGGGTCGCACAGGCGCTGCTCAAGGAACTGCGCAGCGATGCGCCACTGGGCACGCTGGACGTTTCCTTTTATCGCGACGACTTCAGCCAGAACGGCCTGCACCCACAAGTGCGCCCGTCCGCCCTGCCCTTCGAGATCGAAGGCCAGCATCTGGTGCTGATCGACGATGTATTGATGAGCGGCCGCACCATCCGCGCCGCAATGAACGAACTGTTCGATTACGGCCGCCCGGCCAGCGTCACGCTGGTCTGCCTGCTGGATCTGGACGCCGGCGAGCTGCCGATCCGCCCGAACGTGGTCGGCGCCACCCTGACGCTGGCCGCCCACCAGCGCGTGAAGCTCTCCGGCCCCGAGCCGCTGGCCCTCGAACTGCAAGACCTGACCCTTTAA
- a CDS encoding aspartate carbamoyltransferase catalytic subunit, with translation MTPLDTKRPLQLNDQGQLRHFLSLDGLRRELLTEILDTADSFLEVGARAVKKVPLLRGKTVCNVFFENSTRTRTTFELAAQRLSADVITLNVSTSSASKGETLLDTLRNLEAMAADMFVVRHGDSGAAHFIAEHVCPQVAIINGGDGRHAHPTQGMLDMLTIRRHKGGFENLSVAIVGDILHSRVARSNMLALKTLGCPDIRVIAPKTLLPIGIEQYGVKVYTDMTEGLKDVDVVIMLRLQRERMTGGLLPSEGEFYRLFGLTTARLAGAKPDCIVMHPGPINRGVEIESAVADGPHSVILNQVTYGIAIRMAVLSMAMSGQTAQRQFEQENAQ, from the coding sequence ATGACGCCTCTAGATACCAAGCGCCCGCTGCAGCTCAATGATCAGGGCCAGCTGCGCCACTTCCTCTCGCTCGACGGCCTGCGCCGCGAGTTGCTGACGGAAATCCTCGACACCGCCGACTCGTTCCTCGAAGTCGGCGCCCGGGCGGTGAAGAAAGTCCCGTTGCTGCGCGGCAAGACCGTGTGCAACGTGTTCTTCGAAAACTCCACGCGCACCCGCACCACCTTCGAACTGGCGGCCCAGCGGCTGTCGGCAGACGTGATCACCCTGAACGTCTCGACCTCGTCGGCCAGTAAAGGCGAAACCCTGCTCGACACCCTGCGCAACCTCGAAGCCATGGCCGCCGACATGTTCGTCGTGCGCCACGGTGATTCCGGCGCGGCGCACTTCATCGCCGAACATGTCTGCCCGCAGGTGGCGATCATCAACGGCGGCGACGGCCGCCACGCTCACCCGACCCAAGGCATGCTCGACATGCTCACCATCCGTCGGCACAAGGGCGGTTTTGAAAACCTCTCGGTGGCGATCGTTGGCGACATTCTGCATTCGCGGGTGGCGCGCTCGAACATGCTCGCGCTGAAAACCCTCGGCTGCCCGGATATCCGCGTAATTGCGCCGAAAACCCTGCTGCCAATCGGCATCGAGCAGTACGGCGTCAAGGTCTACACCGACATGACCGAAGGCCTGAAAGACGTCGATGTGGTGATCATGCTGCGCCTGCAGCGTGAGCGCATGACCGGCGGCCTGCTGCCGAGCGAAGGCGAGTTCTACCGCCTGTTCGGCCTGACCACTGCGCGCCTGGCCGGAGCCAAACCCGATTGCATCGTCATGCACCCGGGGCCGATCAACCGGGGTGTGGAGATCGAATCGGCGGTGGCCGACGGCCCGCACTCGGTGATCCTCAATCAGGTCACCTACGGCATCGCGATTCGCATGGCCGTGCTGTCCATGGCCATGAGCGGGCAGACCGCGCAACGTCAATTCGAGCAGGAGAACGCCCAGTGA
- a CDS encoding dihydroorotase, giving the protein MKLSILGARVIDPASGLDQVTDIHVEACKIVALGAAPAGFTAVETIDASGLVAAPGLVDLNVALREPGYSRKGSIVSETRAAAAGGVTSLCCPPQTKPVLDTSAVAELILDRAREAGNTKVFPIGALSKGLDGEQLAELVALRDAGCVAFGNGLESFRNTRTLCRALEYAATFDLTVIFNSQDHDLADGGLAHEGAVASFLGLPGIPETAETVALARDLLLVEQTGVRAHFSQLTSARGVALIAQAQARGLKVTADVALYQLILTDEALIDFSSLYHVQPPLRTRADRDGLREAVKSGVVSAISSHHQPHERDAKLAPFGATEPGISSVELLLPLAMTLVEDGLLDLPTLLARLSAGPAEALRLPAGKLAVGGAADIVLFDPQASTVAGERWLSKGENCPFIGHSLPGVVRYTLVDGRISHQA; this is encoded by the coding sequence GTGAAGCTCAGCATCCTCGGCGCACGCGTCATCGATCCTGCCAGCGGGCTGGATCAAGTCACCGACATTCACGTTGAAGCCTGCAAGATCGTCGCCCTCGGCGCGGCGCCCGCCGGTTTCACAGCCGTTGAAACCATCGATGCCAGCGGTCTGGTTGCCGCGCCTGGGCTGGTCGACCTGAACGTCGCCCTGCGCGAGCCGGGCTACAGCCGCAAGGGCTCGATCGTCAGCGAAACCCGCGCCGCCGCGGCCGGTGGCGTGACCAGCCTGTGCTGCCCGCCGCAGACCAAACCGGTGCTCGACACGTCGGCAGTGGCCGAGCTGATCCTCGACCGCGCCCGCGAAGCGGGCAACACCAAGGTGTTCCCGATCGGTGCGCTGAGCAAGGGCCTGGACGGCGAGCAACTGGCCGAACTGGTGGCGCTGCGTGACGCCGGTTGTGTGGCCTTCGGCAACGGTCTGGAGAGCTTTCGCAACACCCGCACCCTGTGCCGGGCGCTGGAATACGCGGCGACTTTCGACCTGACGGTGATTTTCAACTCACAGGACCACGATCTCGCCGATGGCGGCCTGGCTCATGAAGGCGCAGTGGCGAGTTTCCTCGGCCTGCCAGGGATTCCGGAAACCGCAGAAACCGTAGCCCTCGCCCGCGACTTGCTGCTGGTCGAGCAGACCGGCGTACGTGCGCACTTCAGCCAACTGACCAGCGCCCGCGGCGTCGCCCTGATCGCCCAGGCTCAGGCCCGTGGTTTGAAGGTGACGGCAGATGTTGCGCTGTACCAGTTGATTCTGACCGACGAAGCGCTGATCGACTTCAGCAGCCTCTATCACGTACAGCCGCCGCTGCGCACCCGCGCTGACCGCGATGGCCTGCGCGAGGCGGTGAAATCCGGCGTGGTCTCGGCGATTTCCAGCCATCACCAGCCCCACGAGCGCGACGCCAAACTGGCGCCGTTCGGCGCGACTGAGCCAGGCATCAGCAGTGTTGAACTGTTGCTGCCATTGGCGATGACGCTGGTTGAGGATGGCTTGCTCGATCTGCCGACCTTGCTCGCGCGACTGAGCGCAGGCCCGGCCGAGGCGCTGCGCTTGCCGGCGGGCAAGCTGGCGGTCGGCGGCGCGGCGGATATCGTCCTGTTCGATCCACAGGCATCGACGGTCGCCGGTGAACGCTGGCTGTCGAAGGGCGAGAACTGCCCGTTCATTGGCCACAGTCTGCCGGGTGTGGTGCGCTATACGTTGGTGGATGGGCGGATCAGTCACCAGGCTTGA
- a CDS encoding NINE protein produces the protein MNSYQLPRVKEKDTHSKVIGYLLWIFGFTGAHRFYYGKPVTGTIWFFTFGLLGIGWLIDVFLIPAMDREADLRFAAGPIEYNVAWILLTFLGALGVHRMYQGKWISGLVYLLTGGLFFLGVLYDFWTLNDQVSVRNAQNRGAFQ, from the coding sequence ATGAACAGCTATCAGCTACCCCGCGTGAAGGAAAAAGACACTCACAGCAAAGTCATCGGCTACCTGTTGTGGATCTTCGGTTTCACCGGTGCCCACCGCTTTTATTACGGCAAGCCGGTCACCGGGACGATCTGGTTTTTTACCTTTGGTTTGCTGGGGATTGGCTGGCTCATCGACGTGTTTCTGATCCCGGCGATGGATCGTGAAGCAGATCTGCGCTTCGCGGCCGGGCCGATCGAATACAACGTGGCGTGGATTCTGCTGACATTCCTCGGTGCGCTCGGCGTGCACCGGATGTATCAGGGCAAGTGGATCAGCGGGCTGGTGTACCTGCTGACCGGCGGGCTGTTCTTTCTAGGGGTGTTGTATGACTTCTGGACGTTGAATGATCAGGTATCGGTGCGTAACGCGCAGAATCGCGGCGCTTTTCAGTAA
- a CDS encoding C40 family peptidase — protein MRPFFKTWLTICLLMPLAAHATNREQRLPNVNGFTPKSHASAPSSKSSKSKTTTLSSKSHSKLVPPMASKESSNVLSRAVNVLGTPYRWGGSSPSKGFDCSGLVKYAFNDATFDLPRTSNAMASGHGEKVERKDLKPGDLIFFNIKSRRVNHVAIYLGNDRFIHAPRRGKAVSIDTLNKPYWQKHYVVAKRVLPKEQGQLRVVQR, from the coding sequence ATGCGACCATTTTTCAAGACATGGCTAACCATCTGCCTGTTAATGCCACTGGCCGCCCACGCCACCAATCGTGAGCAACGTCTTCCCAACGTCAACGGCTTCACCCCTAAATCCCATGCTTCGGCTCCTTCGAGCAAAAGCAGCAAGAGCAAAACCACCACGCTGAGCAGCAAGAGCCACAGCAAGCTGGTGCCACCGATGGCGAGCAAGGAAAGCAGCAACGTGCTCAGCCGCGCGGTGAACGTGCTCGGTACACCTTATCGTTGGGGCGGCAGCAGCCCAAGTAAAGGCTTCGATTGCAGCGGCCTGGTGAAATACGCGTTCAACGACGCCACTTTCGACCTGCCACGCACCTCCAACGCCATGGCCAGCGGTCACGGCGAAAAAGTCGAGCGCAAGGATCTGAAACCGGGCGATCTGATTTTCTTCAATATCAAGAGCCGTCGAGTCAACCACGTGGCCATCTACCTGGGCAACGACCGCTTCATCCACGCCCCGCGCCGCGGTAAAGCGGTGAGCATCGACACGCTGAACAAGCCGTATTGGCAGAAGCACTACGTCGTGGCCAAGCGGGTATTGCCGAAGGAACAAGGCCAGTTGCGCGTAGTTCAGCGCTGA